One Actinomadura viridis genomic region harbors:
- a CDS encoding GNAT family N-acetyltransferase: protein MPDLIQLSDRSDVTPGLRRDLVDCWVQVTRGGGAAGFPFPPVAENDLAPVLDALIARLRPDRERLLVALHGTVPVGWAHLSRDPNPLIPHWGAVNHLQTLPTHRKRGVGTALMNHARDVARDEMGLRRLHLSARSGMGLETFYERLGWREAGRWAKALPPAPDGTLDGTVHGGTLDGGTLDGGTLDGRTLDGRTLDGAPGEVLMVLTPL from the coding sequence ATGCCCGATCTGATCCAGCTCTCCGACCGCTCGGACGTCACCCCCGGTCTGCGCCGCGACCTCGTCGACTGTTGGGTCCAGGTGACCCGCGGCGGCGGCGCGGCGGGCTTCCCGTTCCCTCCCGTCGCCGAGAACGATCTCGCCCCCGTCCTGGACGCCCTCATCGCCCGGCTGCGCCCGGACCGGGAGCGGCTCCTCGTCGCCCTCCACGGGACGGTCCCCGTCGGCTGGGCCCACCTCTCGCGGGACCCCAACCCCCTGATCCCGCACTGGGGTGCCGTGAACCACCTCCAGACCCTCCCCACGCACCGCAAACGCGGCGTCGGGACGGCCCTGATGAACCACGCGCGTGACGTGGCCCGCGACGAGATGGGGCTGCGACGGCTCCACCTCTCGGCCCGGAGCGGGATGGGCCTGGAGACCTTCTACGAACGGCTCGGCTGGCGGGAGGCCGGCCGCTGGGCCAAGGCGCTCCCGCCGGCCCCGGACGGCACCCTGGACGGCACCGTGCACGGCGGCACCCTGGACGGCGGCACCCTGGACGGCGGCACCCTGGACGGCCGCACCCTGGACGGCCGCACCCTGGACGGCGCCCCGGGCGAGGTCCTCATGGTCCTCACGCCGCTCTGA
- a CDS encoding helix-turn-helix transcriptional regulator has protein sequence MAPRPVQHPGPAAGAPGIGAGPGAGVTPYGTVPPLPGWVIARPRLLERVRKGARGRLTVVTGPPGSGKTVAVHSWAATEERSAIPIVWMSGDRMPGTPQGFHAVLAECLARSGTVPGPHVQGPQAGTAGLLAALETPVVLVLDDFRPERGSALIGLVSGLLEHAGPGLRVVVTTRSDPPFPLRRYALAGRLTEIRADDLAFGEREIAAVLAQHGVRLGPAPLRALAERTEGWAAGVRLAAMSMELQPDPESFVERFAGDDHAVVGYLVEEVLDAQPAGVRRLLLATSVTDRVNAELATELTGDEIGRGFAELVRRNAFVMPLGHGWYRQQTMIREALRLVLDHEAPGEADALCLRAARWFERAGHLPEAVRQAARAGDWEYAARMVVDRLAIGGVLGLRPADPLAELFGAMPAGLAFAAAEPEPAIVAAAVGVARGDDRACATALQHAGRLLERAPGRVQARLCAAFVRLARHRPTGPAGTGAPHGEVPVLLPRFPERLLDDRPELRALVLSARAAAALRAGRSQEAARLFGTAAAAATQAGGDFQRRHCLGHLALIEALHGRFAHAAELAARAEQLPEVSVSPAGRRVPAAHLASAWVRLERYEAKAAADELDRAGRALDACPDPLMAAVRRLIGARLEIARERPDQALRTLGTIGGSAPRAPWIERRLRLVAAEAHAARGAAGPARVAAEQAGGAATPRSAVALARAEVCGGDPAAAAGALRHALTESANVPADVRIEAWLLHARLAYSAEDASGGRRFLDRALRLAERERIRLPFALCGEWLPQVLRHDPDLARPYRSLLGPLRPGDRAEPSRPDGAVPVERLSPRESDVLQRLAGMMSTEEIAADLCLSVNTIKTHLKNIYRKLGVTRRTEAVRRARSLSLLRDR, from the coding sequence ATGGCACCGCGCCCCGTCCAGCACCCCGGCCCGGCGGCCGGGGCTCCCGGCATCGGCGCTGGTCCTGGAGCCGGTGTCACGCCGTACGGCACCGTCCCGCCGCTGCCCGGCTGGGTCATCGCGCGGCCCCGGTTGCTGGAACGCGTACGGAAGGGCGCGCGCGGGCGCCTCACCGTCGTCACCGGACCGCCTGGTTCGGGAAAGACCGTCGCCGTCCACTCCTGGGCGGCCACGGAGGAACGTTCGGCCATTCCCATCGTCTGGATGAGCGGCGACCGGATGCCGGGCACCCCCCAGGGATTCCACGCCGTTCTGGCGGAATGCCTGGCGCGTTCAGGAACCGTCCCGGGTCCGCACGTCCAGGGCCCGCAGGCCGGCACCGCCGGACTCCTCGCCGCGCTGGAGACCCCTGTGGTCCTGGTGCTGGACGACTTCCGCCCGGAACGCGGCTCGGCGCTCATCGGCCTCGTCTCCGGCCTGCTGGAGCACGCCGGTCCCGGGCTGCGCGTCGTCGTCACCACCCGCAGCGACCCGCCGTTCCCGCTGCGCCGGTACGCGCTGGCCGGGCGGCTCACCGAGATCCGCGCGGACGACCTGGCCTTCGGCGAACGGGAGATCGCCGCCGTCCTGGCCCAGCACGGGGTGCGGCTCGGCCCGGCGCCGCTGCGGGCGCTGGCCGAACGGACCGAGGGGTGGGCGGCGGGGGTGCGCCTGGCGGCGATGTCGATGGAGCTCCAGCCCGACCCCGAGTCGTTCGTCGAGCGGTTCGCGGGCGACGACCACGCCGTCGTCGGCTACCTCGTGGAGGAGGTGCTCGACGCCCAGCCCGCGGGCGTCCGGCGTCTGCTGCTGGCCACCAGCGTCACCGACCGGGTCAACGCCGAGCTGGCCACCGAGCTGACCGGCGACGAGATCGGCCGCGGCTTCGCCGAACTGGTCCGCCGGAACGCCTTCGTCATGCCGCTCGGGCACGGCTGGTACCGCCAGCAGACGATGATCCGGGAGGCGCTGCGGCTGGTCCTCGACCACGAGGCGCCCGGCGAGGCCGACGCGCTGTGCCTGCGGGCGGCGCGCTGGTTCGAGCGGGCCGGTCACCTGCCCGAGGCGGTCCGGCAGGCCGCCCGCGCGGGCGACTGGGAGTACGCGGCCCGGATGGTCGTCGACCGGCTCGCCATCGGAGGCGTGCTCGGCCTGCGCCCGGCCGACCCGCTCGCCGAGCTGTTCGGCGCGATGCCGGCCGGGCTGGCGTTCGCCGCGGCCGAGCCGGAGCCGGCCATCGTCGCCGCCGCGGTGGGGGTCGCCCGGGGCGACGACCGGGCGTGCGCCACGGCCCTCCAGCACGCCGGGCGGCTCCTGGAACGCGCTCCCGGCAGGGTGCAGGCACGGCTGTGCGCCGCGTTCGTCCGCCTGGCCCGGCACCGCCCCACCGGACCCGCGGGGACCGGCGCCCCGCACGGCGAGGTGCCGGTGCTGCTGCCCAGGTTCCCGGAACGGCTGCTGGACGACCGGCCGGAACTGCGCGCGCTCGTCCTGTCCGCGCGGGCCGCCGCGGCGCTGCGGGCGGGACGGTCCCAGGAGGCGGCCCGGCTCTTCGGCACGGCCGCCGCCGCGGCCACGCAGGCCGGCGGCGACTTCCAGCGCCGGCACTGCCTGGGCCACCTGGCGCTCATCGAGGCGCTGCACGGCAGGTTCGCCCACGCCGCCGAACTCGCCGCCCGCGCCGAGCAGCTGCCCGAGGTGTCGGTCTCCCCCGCCGGCAGGCGCGTCCCGGCCGCCCACCTGGCGTCGGCCTGGGTACGGCTGGAACGGTACGAGGCCAAGGCGGCGGCCGACGAGCTGGACAGGGCCGGGCGCGCGCTCGACGCCTGCCCCGACCCGCTGATGGCGGCGGTGCGCCGCCTGATCGGCGCCCGGCTGGAGATCGCCCGGGAGCGCCCGGACCAAGCCCTCCGGACGCTCGGCACGATCGGTGGCTCCGCGCCACGCGCCCCCTGGATCGAGCGGAGGCTGAGGCTGGTGGCCGCGGAGGCGCACGCCGCCCGGGGCGCCGCGGGACCGGCCCGTGTCGCGGCGGAGCAGGCCGGAGGGGCGGCGACACCGCGTTCGGCCGTGGCCCTGGCCCGCGCGGAGGTGTGCGGGGGAGACCCCGCCGCCGCGGCCGGCGCCCTGCGCCACGCCCTGACGGAATCGGCGAACGTCCCCGCCGACGTCCGGATCGAGGCATGGCTGCTGCACGCCCGCCTCGCCTACTCGGCCGAGGACGCCTCAGGCGGCCGCCGCTTCCTGGACCGGGCGCTCCGCCTCGCCGAACGCGAGCGGATCCGGCTCCCGTTCGCCCTGTGCGGTGAGTGGCTGCCCCAGGTGCTGCGCCACGATCCGGACCTCGCGCGGCCGTACCGGAGCCTGCTCGGCCCGCTGCGGCCGGGCGACCGCGCGGAGCCGTCCCGGCCGGACGGCGCGGTGCCGGTCGAACGGCTGAGCCCGCGCGAGTCCGACGTGCTCCAGAGGCTCGCCGGGATGATGAGCACCGAGGAGATCGCCGCGGACCTGTGCCTGTCGGTCAACACCATCAAGACCCACCTGAAGAACATCTACCGCAAGCTGGGCGTCACTCGCAGGACCGAGGCCGTACGGCGGGCCCGGTCCCTCTCCCTCCTCCGGGACCGCTGA
- a CDS encoding HdeD family acid-resistance protein, with amino-acid sequence MTRFTGGAWGVGVAVGVIAAALGVAIVVWPAATVVVVAVLFGVQLLINGVFRIVQAIVSAEASSGTRVLFTLLGVLSFIVGVLVLRHPLQTIVALGLLFGLFWLISGVMELVTAMTDRGMAGRGWIAALGALSVIAGLIMLAWPGLTLTVLTWFFGIWLITWGLLTLGLTLWVHHADTHGRLMGASR; translated from the coding sequence ATGACGCGGTTCACGGGCGGGGCCTGGGGCGTCGGCGTGGCCGTCGGCGTCATCGCGGCAGCGCTGGGCGTGGCCATCGTGGTGTGGCCGGCCGCCACCGTGGTCGTGGTGGCCGTCCTGTTCGGCGTGCAGCTGCTGATCAACGGCGTGTTCCGGATCGTGCAGGCGATCGTCTCGGCCGAGGCGAGCAGCGGCACCCGCGTGCTGTTCACCCTGCTGGGCGTGCTGTCGTTCATCGTCGGCGTGCTCGTCCTGCGGCACCCGCTGCAGACCATCGTGGCCCTGGGCCTGCTGTTCGGCCTGTTCTGGCTGATCAGCGGGGTGATGGAGCTGGTCACCGCGATGACCGACCGGGGCATGGCGGGACGCGGCTGGATCGCCGCGCTGGGCGCGCTGTCGGTGATCGCGGGCCTGATCATGCTGGCCTGGCCGGGCCTCACGCTGACCGTGCTGACCTGGTTCTTCGGCATCTGGCTCATCACCTGGGGCCTGCTGACCCTGGGCCTCACCCTGTGGGTGCACCATGCCGACACCCACGGACGGCTGATGGGTGCGAGCCGATGA
- a CDS encoding DUF7144 family membrane protein — protein MAEQMSHGPTTYREPANRWATGFAYFAGCVMVVAGIFGVFAGIAAILKNDVFVFRGDYVFKWDVTGWGWVHLGIGVLLVVAGLAVFTGQLWARVVGIVAAVISAVANFVFLPFFPLWAIVIIALDIVVIWALATYSPERAAY, from the coding sequence ATGGCCGAGCAGATGAGCCACGGGCCGACGACGTACCGCGAGCCGGCGAACCGCTGGGCGACCGGATTCGCGTACTTCGCCGGATGCGTCATGGTCGTGGCGGGGATCTTCGGCGTGTTCGCCGGGATCGCCGCCATCCTCAAGAACGACGTGTTCGTGTTCCGCGGCGACTACGTGTTCAAGTGGGACGTGACGGGTTGGGGCTGGGTCCACCTCGGCATCGGGGTCCTGCTGGTGGTGGCCGGGCTGGCGGTGTTCACCGGGCAGCTCTGGGCGCGCGTGGTCGGCATCGTCGCGGCGGTGATCAGTGCCGTCGCGAACTTCGTGTTCCTGCCCTTCTTCCCCCTCTGGGCGATCGTGATCATCGCGCTGGACATCGTGGTGATCTGGGCCCTGGCGACGTACTCACCGGAGCGCGCCGCGTATTGA
- a CDS encoding GAP family protein yields MHLEILPLAITMMAGPQIMSAIILVTTRQPVRVSLAFLAGVFVATLVGVAITRGIFALVGSAVSFDHSGNKGSVGLIVQYALVAALIALAVKNFVRRETIEPPTWLARLMEATPRKALLTGLLVILLMPSDIMVMLTVGAHLEQVDAGLGSALPFVGLTVLVAATPLLALVLFHRHAAHAMPRVREWMNSHAWVINVVTCLIFIALIV; encoded by the coding sequence GTGCACCTTGAAATCCTGCCGCTGGCCATCACCATGATGGCCGGGCCGCAGATCATGTCCGCCATCATCCTGGTGACGACCAGGCAGCCGGTGCGCGTCTCCCTGGCCTTCCTGGCCGGCGTCTTCGTCGCCACGCTGGTGGGAGTCGCGATCACCCGCGGGATCTTCGCCCTGGTGGGCAGCGCGGTCAGCTTCGACCATTCCGGCAACAAGGGCTCGGTCGGGCTGATCGTCCAGTACGCCCTGGTCGCGGCGCTGATCGCCCTCGCGGTGAAGAACTTCGTCCGGCGGGAGACGATCGAGCCGCCCACGTGGCTCGCCAGGCTGATGGAGGCGACCCCGCGGAAGGCGCTCCTCACCGGGCTGCTGGTGATCCTGCTGATGCCCTCGGACATCATGGTCATGCTCACGGTCGGGGCGCACCTGGAGCAGGTGGACGCCGGACTCGGCTCGGCGCTGCCGTTCGTCGGGCTCACCGTGCTGGTCGCGGCGACCCCCCTGCTGGCCCTGGTGCTGTTCCACCGGCACGCGGCCCACGCGATGCCCCGGGTGCGGGAGTGGATGAACTCGCACGCCTGGGTGATCAACGTGGTCACGTGCCTGATCTTCATCGCGCTGATCGTGTGA
- a CDS encoding NAD(P)/FAD-dependent oxidoreductase, with protein MPTDHQIIVLGAGYTGTMCAIRLARRTRRLGTAITLVNPTPCFVERLRVHQIAAGRELTEHSLPDLLEGTGITFVRGTVTAIDPETRQVTIDGADTRSYDTLVYAPGSGTDTTRVPGTGDHAFTLDDPRPFSARLDELDAAGGGTVTVCGAGLTGVEAAAEIAENRPGLRVALVSRDEPGALMGERARGYLHRSLDRLGVTRMTGVTVTKVLPEAIELDGGELLPTGACLWTAGVRVPALAAEAGLATDENGLVEVDATLRSTSHPDVYAIGDAAALRQAWGRVHGTCQSGLPAAAYAADTIARRLRGKNVKPFRFGFVHQPVSIGRRDAVIQFTRADDTPRRWYLTGRGAVAYKETISNGPLTMYRLSKRFNVTATLSKGGRATREA; from the coding sequence ATGCCGACCGACCACCAGATCATCGTCCTGGGGGCCGGATACACCGGGACGATGTGCGCGATCCGCCTGGCCCGCCGTACCCGCCGGCTCGGCACCGCGATCACGCTGGTCAACCCCACGCCCTGCTTCGTCGAACGGCTCCGCGTCCACCAGATCGCCGCCGGCCGGGAACTGACCGAGCACTCCCTCCCCGACCTCCTGGAAGGCACCGGGATCACCTTCGTGCGCGGCACGGTCACCGCCATCGACCCCGAGACCCGCCAGGTCACGATCGACGGCGCGGACACCCGGTCCTACGACACCCTGGTGTACGCGCCGGGCAGCGGCACCGACACGACCCGCGTCCCCGGCACGGGCGATCACGCCTTCACCCTCGACGACCCCCGCCCGTTCTCCGCCCGCCTGGACGAGCTGGACGCCGCCGGCGGCGGCACCGTCACCGTCTGCGGCGCCGGACTCACCGGGGTCGAGGCCGCCGCCGAGATCGCCGAGAACCGCCCCGGCCTCCGGGTGGCCCTGGTCAGCCGCGACGAGCCCGGCGCCCTGATGGGCGAGAGGGCACGGGGCTACCTGCACCGTTCACTGGACCGCCTCGGCGTCACCCGCATGACCGGCGTGACGGTGACCAAGGTCCTGCCCGAGGCGATCGAACTGGACGGCGGCGAACTCCTCCCCACCGGCGCCTGCCTGTGGACCGCCGGCGTACGGGTCCCCGCGCTGGCCGCCGAGGCCGGGCTCGCCACCGACGAGAACGGCCTGGTCGAGGTGGACGCCACGCTCCGTTCCACGTCCCACCCGGACGTCTACGCCATCGGCGACGCCGCGGCGCTCCGGCAGGCCTGGGGCCGGGTCCACGGGACCTGCCAGAGCGGCCTGCCCGCCGCCGCGTACGCCGCCGACACCATCGCCCGCAGGCTGCGAGGTAAGAACGTCAAGCCGTTCCGGTTCGGCTTCGTTCACCAGCCGGTCAGCATCGGCCGCCGCGACGCGGTCATCCAGTTCACCCGCGCCGACGACACCCCGCGCCGCTGGTACCTCACCGGGAGAGGCGCGGTCGCCTACAAGGAGACCATCAGCAACGGCCCGCTCACCATGTACCGCCTGAGCAAGCGGTTCAACGTCACCGCCACACTCTCCAAGGGAGGCCGTGCCACCCGCGAAGCCTGA
- a CDS encoding carboxymuconolactone decarboxylase family protein: MTTPQATLSSVAQGDAPVLEQLVEMNLDSLESSGLDPKTYFLVRLAALVAMDAAPASYVINLGMAADAGVTLEEAQGMLVAISPVVGSARVASAAGKVLRCFGVAVAAEMAAEQ; this comes from the coding sequence ATGACCACTCCGCAAGCGACCTTGAGCAGTGTGGCGCAGGGCGACGCTCCGGTGCTGGAGCAACTCGTCGAGATGAACCTGGACTCGCTGGAGAGTTCGGGACTCGACCCCAAGACCTACTTTCTCGTCCGCCTGGCGGCGCTCGTGGCGATGGACGCCGCTCCGGCGTCGTACGTGATCAACCTGGGGATGGCCGCCGACGCGGGGGTCACGCTGGAGGAGGCGCAGGGGATGCTGGTCGCCATCTCGCCGGTCGTCGGCAGCGCGCGGGTGGCGTCGGCCGCCGGCAAGGTGCTGCGGTGCTTCGGCGTGGCGGTGGCGGCCGAGATGGCGGCCGAGCAGTAG
- a CDS encoding DUF1707 SHOCT-like domain-containing protein, which produces MTAAIPDPARQPDLRVSHAERDAVVEQLREAAAEGRLEIGELETRLEQALTAKTYGDLVPLTADLPPVATPNDGKPLVLKGGVHGATRNGRWQVPARITAHGGVGGVKLDFTRTQCGLREVEIEAHGEMAGVTIVIPDDWAADTGGLEPGLGGLKDKTTDDRRPGTPLIRLSGNGGPAGVVIRHPNKWERRKLKRNPPQ; this is translated from the coding sequence ATGACTGCGGCAATCCCGGACCCCGCTCGCCAACCAGACCTGCGTGTCTCACATGCCGAACGCGACGCGGTGGTGGAGCAACTGCGGGAGGCCGCGGCGGAGGGCCGCCTCGAAATCGGCGAACTGGAGACACGGCTGGAGCAGGCCCTCACCGCCAAGACCTACGGGGACCTGGTCCCGCTCACCGCGGATCTCCCACCTGTCGCCACGCCGAACGACGGCAAGCCTCTCGTCCTCAAGGGCGGCGTTCACGGCGCGACGCGGAACGGGCGCTGGCAGGTACCCGCCCGAATAACCGCGCACGGCGGCGTCGGAGGCGTCAAGCTCGACTTCACCCGGACCCAGTGCGGCTTGCGAGAGGTGGAGATCGAGGCTCACGGCGAAATGGCCGGCGTGACGATCGTCATCCCCGACGACTGGGCCGCCGACACCGGGGGCCTGGAACCTGGCCTGGGCGGTCTTAAGGACAAGACCACGGATGACAGGCGGCCGGGCACTCCCCTGATCCGCCTCTCCGGCAACGGCGGCCCCGCCGGTGTGGTCATCCGCCACCCCAACAAGTGGGAACGCCGCAAGCTCAAGCGCAACCCGCCCCAGTGA